ATAAGGCATGCTGCATCGATATCGTATTCGTTGGCGAGGAGCAGGAACATCGCTGCCGCTCCCACGATGCCGCCCTGAGGTTCGTTGGGACGGAATTGGGCACCCTTCTTCTCAAGCATCGACTTGATCTTCGAATCGTTGCTCACTGCAAGCACGCGGGGTTCCTTCACGACCTCTCCCAATCCGTATCCGCCCAGAGTGATGATCAGTTTGGGATCGTATCCGATGATCTTGTCGAAGATGAACTTGCATAGTTCGAACTGTCCCTGAGGTGTCGATGCCTGATAGTCTCCCTGCAGGAAGAGGATGTCGTGGCCGTTGACGTCCTTCACGTACCAAAGCTCGTTGCATGCAGAATAGAAATAGCTGTCAGAATCCACGAAGACCTGCGGGGGCAGTTCGCTGCTGAGGATGGTGGCCATCCTCTTCGCATCCAATTTGTAGCTGATGAAGTCCGCTGCGATCTTACCGACGTTCCCGACCCCGGGCAGCCCCTCTATGAAGATGAGATTCTTGAATTCGGGTCTGCACTCATACGTTATGATGCTTTCCATTCTCTCCATACTCCTCGAGTATCGCCTTGCGGCGGTATTCCCCCATGCGATCCTCCGGGGAATATCTCGGAGGTATCGGGTTCACAGTAGCTTTACCGCAGATCGGACATACCATAGAAAGTGTATATCTGGCACAGTCGTTGCATTTGCGGATTTCGCTTTTCATCTCACTTGCTCTCACGTTTGAGCACCGCAGTGCCGTCGTTCGATGTAAGGGATTCGATGGCCGTGTTGCTAACGGTCTTCATGATGTCCTCTGCCTCTTTGTAATCGGCAGCTGTGACGAGGATCCTGTATCTGGGGCATCCCACACAGGTGATCTCCACTGAGGATCCGTCGGCGGCTGCGAGGCCGGCCATGAGTGCGGTCTTGATGAGCTCCATTCCGTCAGGTGCTGAAGAGCTCATCTCGAGGATTCCGTCGATCTGCACCATGGGTGCTGCGACGTTCTCCTTCGCGACTTCCATAAAAGTATCGGTCCACTTCCCCTTGAATTCCGAAAGGAAATCATCGGGGTAAGCGACCGCTGATTCGAAGGCACTGTACAGTGTCTCGTAGGCATCCAGGAGTTCGTCCCCGAACTGCTTGTATGCCTTGTCTATGTCAATTCCCATCCTTTCAGCGACGATCTCGAGAAGTTTCTCTGCCTTCTTCTCGTTCTTCCATTGCTGGATCTTCTCGCGCTTCTGGTGTTCGTTGACGGATTTTAAAGAAAGGTCGATGTGACCTTTGGTTGAATCCACGCCCAGAACTTTGCAGACGATTTTTTGTCCTTCTCTGACGAAGTCCCTGATGTACTTAACCCAGCCAGTGGCGACATCCCTTACGTGAATGAATCCTTCCTTGTCATCGTACTCGTCCAGAGTGACGAATGCTCCGAAGTTCTTCACGCTCTTGACGGTGCAGACTACGAGCTCACCGTTCTCGGGAAGTCCCCTGACCCTTGACATCAGTTGACTACCTCAATGACTTCGCCCTTGATGTCTCCGACACCGCCCTTGGGGACGATGAGGGTTGCACCGCAGACGTGGCAGGTGACCTTGGTCGCTGCCTTCTTGAAAGCGATCTGCTCGTTTTCGCAGTCGGGGCATTTGATCTTGATGAAATCTCCGGTCATGATAATCACTCCACGAGTTCGAATTTCTTGGCACGGATGCAGGGGGAGATGTTGGCCTTCTTGCACTGGGTGCATCTGTACCTGAGGTTGATCCTCTTGGTGGGCTTCTCTCTTCCTTCGGGTTTAGGCCTGGGGAAACCTCCGTAACCAGCGGTCACTTTTCTGAATCTCCTCTGACCCCATTTGAGTTCACTTGCCTTCTTCTTCTTGACCCTCTCCACCTCTTGCTCGGTGTGGGCCTTGCAGGTCGGGCAGTATCTTTTGATTGTTCTGGGCATTTTCATGGTATTCACCTTGAATTGAATCGGGCGTGCTATTATCGAAGTTATATAAAAACTTGATACCATCACTCACGCGCGATTACATTATATTGATATCGTCTGGTCTCTTCTTGATCATGGCATCGGACATGCTCTCGATCCCTCCGTCGGGTTTCGATATGAGCACATCGTAGGCCGTGTTCAGGAACAGGCCGTTCTCGACCACTCCGGGGATGACGTCGATCCTCGATTCCAGGAAGAACGGTTTCTCGATCGCCTCGAACTTGCAGTCGTAGATGTAGTTGCCGCTGTCGGTCACGATGGGTTCTCCGTCCCTTATCCTCAGCTCTGCCTTGCAGCCCTGTTGCTCCAGCGCGAATTTGGTATGCTTGTGGCCGAATCTGAGGACTTCCACCGGAAGTGGTGCCTTTGTACCGAGCTTCTCCACGAGTTTGGATTCGTCGGCGATGATGATCTCCTTCTCGGTGGCCGCAGCCACGATCTTCTCCCTGAGGAGTGCTCCTCCGAGTCCCTTGATAAGCTGCATGTTGGGGTCGACCTCGTCCGCACCGTCGATGGTGACGTTTAGGGTACCGATCTCGTCGAGTTCCACAATCTTGATGCCGAGGCTCCTTGCTAGTTCCTCGCTCTGGAAGGATGTGGCCGTGCATGTGAGGTCCCAGCCTTCTGCGACGAGTTCGCCGATCCTCTCGATCATGAACTTCGCGGTGGATCCGGTCCCGAGTCCGACTGCCATACCGTCCTTGACGTACCTGTCAACAGCTTCCCTGGCGACCAGTTTCTTCATCGCGTTCGCATCAAGACTCATTGTGTCCCTCGGTATTCCCCAGAATGCACCATAATAAAAAACATTCTTTTACCGCGGGAGCGTGCATGTGTGCATATGAGGCTAGCATCCCTGTATTCCGGCGGAAAGGACTCCACTTTCTCGCTGTACATCATGGAGCAGATGGGACACGACGTACCTTACTTGGTCAATGTGAAGCCGGAGGACAAGGCATCATGGATCTTCCATACGCCGAACCTCTCGGTGGTCCCTCTCATGGCCGAGTCCATGGGAAAGGAACTTGTCACGGCTCCGAGCACCGGTACCGAGGAGGGGGACATGGAAGGGCTCAGGAAGGCATTGGAGGGATTGGATGTCGAAGGTGTCATAACCGGTGCCGTCTGGTCCGATTACCAATGGGACAGGATGAACCTGGTCTGCAACGATCTCGGCCTCAAGGTGTTCTCCCCTCTGTGGAGGAAGGATCAGGACCTTCTGATGGATGCGTTCCTCCAGTCGGGCATCAGGGCGATAATCGTGGGATGCTTTGCAGAAGGCCTCGGCGAGGAATGGCTGGGACGCGAGATCGATGCGGATGCCGTTAAGGATCTGAAGAAGCTCCGTGAGAAGTACGGCATCAGCATCATGGGCGAGGGAGGGGAATACGAGTCGATGACCCTCGATTCCCCTATGCATTCCCACCCTCTGGAGATAGTAGATTCCAATAAGGTTTGGAAGAGGGACAACGGGACCCTTGACGTCACATCGGCCAGATTAGTTCAGTGATTTGGGTTCGAACCTTCTCATCCTAAGTGCATTCGATACGACAGAGATCGATGAGAGCGACATAGCTGCCGCCGCCAATATAGGCATCAGCATCACGAGATCGGTGTATCCGAAAAGGACAGGGAGTCCTGCGGCGATCGGTATGCAGACCGCATTGTACCCAAGTGCGAAGAACAGGTTCTGCTTGATGTTCTTGAGGGTGGCTCTTCCAATCTCGAGAGCGGCGGGGACCGTCCTCAGGTCGTCGTTCATCATCACGATGTCGGCCGATTCGATCGCGATATCGGTCCCGGATCCCACTGCAAGACCGACATCGGCCTGCGTGAGTGCAGGGGCATCGTTGATGCCGTCGCCCGTCATGGCCACATGCTTCTGGCGGACCTGCAGCTTCTTGACAGTATCCAGTTTGTCCTGGGGTTTGGTCTCTGCTATCACTTTGTCAATTCCAGCCTGTGCCGCTATGGTCTCTGCCGTCTCCTTACGGTCCCCAGTGACCATCATGACATCGACCCCCATGGATTTCAGCGAGGATATCGCAGCCGGGCTCTCGTCCCTCATCGGGTCCGATACGACGATAGAGCCTGAGGGTACACCGTCGATGGCGACCAGGATTCCTGGGGCTTCATGGAAGGATATCCCGTTCTCCTCCATGAGTGCGCGGTTCCCGACCAACACGGTCTGGCCATCCACATTGCAGCGTATCCCCTGTCCGGTTATCGCTTCGAAATCCGAATGAGGAGGCAGATTGATCCCATTTTCCTTAGCATAATTGACAACAGCCTCTGCCAGGGGGTGTTCCGAATCGGTTTCCGCGGCTGCGACGATGGATATGAACTTCTTCTCATCAAGTCCAGTGATGATGCTGGTGATGGTAGGATGTCCTTTGGTGATCGTACCGGTTTTGTCCAGTATCACGGTGTCTATGTGTGCGGCAGCCTCTATGGAGGATGCTGTCTTGAATAATACCCCATGCTTCGAACCGTTGCCGGTACCTATGACGATCGCCAGAGGTGTGGCCAGCCCCAGTGCGCATGGACAGGAGATCACGAGCACCGATATGGCGATGGTGACGCAGAACTCTAGGTCGTATCCGCTGTCAGGGAAGAACTGTCCTGCGACGAACCACGCGATACCTGATGCGATGGCGATCAGTATGACTGCAGGCACGAATTTGGCTGCAATCTTATCAGCGAGATGAGCGACAGGTGCCTTCGTTCCCTGGGCCATCTCGATCATCCTAGCAATCTGGTAGAGGACAGTCTCTTCGCCGGTCTTCTCGATCCTGACTTTGAGGCTTCCGTTACCGTTGACCGTAGCGCCGTACACGACCGAATCTACATTCTTCGAGACGGGTATGGATTCCCCGGTGAGCATTGACTCGTTGACGGCCGAGCTCCCTTCTATGACCATCCCATCCGCAGGTATGGATTCCCCCGGACGGATCAATACGACGTCCCCGACGATCAATGATGACGCATCGACCTCATACTCCTTGCCGTCCACTATGATCGTAGCCTTGCTGGGGGCCAGGGATAGCAGCTTCCTGAGGGAATCGTTGGTGTTGTGCTTCGAACGGGCTTCCATGTATTTCCCGACGCTCACAAGTGCGATGATCATTCCTGCGGAGTCGAAGCTCAGCATTATGTGCATGTGCTCGTCAGTAGAGAAAGCGAGCATGGTGTAATAGAGTCCCATGGCAAGGGAAGCCAGGGTGCTGATGGAGACCAGTGAGTCCATGGTGGGGCTCTTGGTCTTCAGTGCAGGGATGCCCTTCTTGTAGAAGCGTCTTCCCGAGTACATTATCGGTAAGAACAGAACGAGCTGTATGATACAATCCGTTCTGGTATCCCAGGGCATATCCAGGCCCAGCATCGGTCCCATGGCTATGATGCTGAGCGGGATAGCGAACAATATGGCGACTATCAGGTCCCGCTTCTGTATCTTGAGGGCTTCCAGTTCCTGCTGTTCGGCCTTCTCGCGGTCATCGCTGATCATCTGGTATCCGGCGGAGGTGACAGCCCTGCCGATCATCTCCTCCGTGACCTTCGATTCGTCATAGGTGACCGTGGCGGTGTTGTTTCCGAAATTGGCCACGACGCTCTCGATGCCGTCGATCTCTCCGATCGCTCCCTCGATCCTGCTGGAGCAGGCGGCGCATGTCATTCCGCCTATGCGAAAAACGTGCGTCTTCATGAGAAGAGTCCGTGCTTCACAGATGCTCTGAACCCGGCATCGACGACGGCCGAGATCAGTTCCTCGTCGGTGGCCCCGTCGTGTTCGACGACGGCCTTACCCGACTTGAGGTTCACATCGACCTTCTTCACCTTGCCCAGAGCGTTCAGCTTCTCGTTGACCTTGCTAACGCATCCTTCGCACATCATGCCTTCGATTTTCAATGTCGTCTTCATCTCAAACCCTCTCTATTGCATCAATTATTCCCGCGATCTCCTTGTCGGGATTCTTCCAGAATCCGGGCGTCCAGACCCTGTGGATTTTCCATCCTCTGGACTCTAGGTACTTCTGCCTGTGGTAGTCCCTCTCCCTCGTCGATTCGGAGATCTCGTAAAGACGGCTGTCGCATTCTATTCCCAGGATGTAACGGTCGTTCTGTTTCACTGCAAGGTCTATCTGGTATCCTCCGATACCGACGTTCCTCTCCACGGAGTAACCCTTCCTGAGGAGGGCGTTGTAGACCTTGTCGGCTATGTGGCCTGAATTGAATTCCTCTGTGCGTACCCAGCGGTCGTCACCGAACGAGTGCAGGATGGAATCGGCCAGATCCCTGTTCCCGCTGCTGATAGCATCGGCGTACTGCAGGTATTTCTTCAGTATGCGGGGGCCGTCGTTCTTGTTGTCCTCCACCTGGAGTTCCCTGGGTTCGAATGAGGATACGATGTAGATCTTCTTCTTCGCCCTGGATACGGCGACGTTAAGACGGTTCTCACCACCGCGGTTGTTCAGCCATCCGAATCTCTGCATCAGCCTTCCGTCAGAGTTCTTGGCGTATCCTATGGAGAACACGATGACATCACGCTCATCTCCCTGAACGCTCTCGATGTTCTTGATGAACAGACCGACATCCTCTCCGTTGTCGAACCTCTTCATCTCGTTGGCGACGAGCTTTCCGAACTCCCCGTCCTTGGCGCATTCCTCATCCAGGACATCGTTGATCAGGTCCCTCTGGGATGCGTTGAATGTGATGATACCTATGGTCTCGTTGTTCTTCCTGGAGGTGAATATGCCCCTGAGGAGTTCGATGACCTTCTTGGCCTCGGCCATGTTGGACTTGTTCTCCCACAGTCCGTCCACCTTGATGGTCTCGATGGGCGGTTTGGGCGGGTCTATCACATTGGGGGACACATATAGGCGTCCTCCGTAGAACGCGTAGTTGGAGAACGCTATGAGCTCCTCGTACTTCGACCTGTAGTGGAAGTTCAGCAGGATGGAGTCATACCTTGCCCTTGCCAGGTCCAGCAGTGACTCCTCCTCCAGTGCGGCGGATACGTCGTCGTCGAGGTCCTCCTCATCGGAATCGTACTCGATCCTTCCGACTCCCAGGCTGGAGGGACGAAGCTGCTTGTGATCCCCTGCGACGACGACCTTCTTCGCACGGTAGATCGACGGGATACCCTTCTCCACATACATCTGGGAGGCCTCGTCGAATATGAGCAGGTCGAATACTCCCATCTCCAGCGGGAGTATCTCGGAAACCACCTCGGGGGTCAGCAGCCATACGCGGACTCCCTGGAAGAGCTCGTACCCGTAGCGGTTGATGAACTTGTTCAGGTTCCATTTCCTCTTGGATTCGATGATCCTGTTGATGTCGCCGCGCCTCTTGGACTCGGAGATGTATCTCAGGTTGTTCTGGAGGATCTCCTCGACCTTGTCCTTGCACAGGATGCGCTTGTGCTCCATCTTCCTGTCCATGTCGCGGATGATGCTGTCGAAGTCCCAAATCTGCTGCATGATGTCCTTGTGCTCGGCATCGAACTTCATCAGATGCTCGTTGAGGATCCAGTTGAACATCCTGTCGTTGCTGTCCGAGAACTTCATCTTGGTGGATTCGGAGATCGACAGGATATCGTCCCCGTACAGCTTCTCGTCCGAGCTGAGCTTGGAATAGACGGTGGACAGCGATGCGAACCTCTCGTAGTCGTCCAGGCCATCGATGATCTTCTTGGGGTCGTCCATCATCAGGGTGAGGGTGTGTTGGTTGTAGTTGTCGAAATACTTCGAGGCCATCAGGGTGGTCTCCCTGTTGACCTTCCCTTTCGAGAACAGCCTTCCCATGAATCCCTTGGAGTTGAACTCCTTCATCTGCATCTCCAGGTCCATGAGGTCCGCCTTCATCTCACCGATGTTGAACTCTGAGAGGTTCATCTTCATCTGGGTGAGCCACGGGTTGGAGCCTGACAGCGTCTTGTAATCGTTGAAGTTCTTCATCAGGCTCTCGTTGTCGTACATCCTGTGGAGCTCGGATACCGTGGGGTACTGGAGCGCCAGGAGGCGCGGGTCTATGTGGGATTTGAGGATCTTGTATTCGCTGAACTGGCGTTCATCGTTCAGATTGGTCTTCTCCATGCCGTACAGCTTGTAGGGTGCGATACCGAAGTCGCCCGGTGTATACATCACATCGGCGATGCGGGTTAGCATCGAGACATCGTCGTCGATGCTGTCAGAGATGGTCTCCAGATCGGTACCCTTCTTGGGGGCTCCTGAGGCCAGCATGGTCTCTAGCTGCTTGTAGAACAGGTCCTTGTTTCCGACGTCGTCGATGAGAAGGCAGTATTTCGCCAGTGTCCCGAGACGGGAGTATACGACGTCCAGGGCGGTCTTCTTCTCGGAGACCATCAGGACGGTCTTTCCTTTCACGACCGCCGACGTTATCAGTCCTGTGATGACCTGTGATTTACCTGTCCCCGGAGGTCCCTGGACGACGATCTCGTCATCCCTGTCGATGGCAGTCAGGATGTTCTCCTGGGCGCTGTTGAGCGAGTTGATGTAGAACAGATCCTTCTCGGAGGCCTCCATGCCCTTCTTCTTCAGGTCGTCCAGCGACAGGGGCTCCGGTTTGTCCGAGTAGAAATCGGTCTTGTCGAGGTTCTCCACAAGGTCTGTGAGGATACC
This Thermoplasmata archaeon DNA region includes the following protein-coding sequences:
- the cadA gene encoding cadmium-translocating P-type ATPase, whose amino-acid sequence is MKTHVFRIGGMTCAACSSRIEGAIGEIDGIESVVANFGNNTATVTYDESKVTEEMIGRAVTSAGYQMISDDREKAEQQELEALKIQKRDLIVAILFAIPLSIIAMGPMLGLDMPWDTRTDCIIQLVLFLPIMYSGRRFYKKGIPALKTKSPTMDSLVSISTLASLAMGLYYTMLAFSTDEHMHIMLSFDSAGMIIALVSVGKYMEARSKHNTNDSLRKLLSLAPSKATIIVDGKEYEVDASSLIVGDVVLIRPGESIPADGMVIEGSSAVNESMLTGESIPVSKNVDSVVYGATVNGNGSLKVRIEKTGEETVLYQIARMIEMAQGTKAPVAHLADKIAAKFVPAVILIAIASGIAWFVAGQFFPDSGYDLEFCVTIAISVLVISCPCALGLATPLAIVIGTGNGSKHGVLFKTASSIEAAAHIDTVILDKTGTITKGHPTITSIITGLDEKKFISIVAAAETDSEHPLAEAVVNYAKENGINLPPHSDFEAITGQGIRCNVDGQTVLVGNRALMEENGISFHEAPGILVAIDGVPSGSIVVSDPMRDESPAAISSLKSMGVDVMMVTGDRKETAETIAAQAGIDKVIAETKPQDKLDTVKKLQVRQKHVAMTGDGINDAPALTQADVGLAVGSGTDIAIESADIVMMNDDLRTVPAALEIGRATLKNIKQNLFFALGYNAVCIPIAAGLPVLFGYTDLVMLMPILAAAAMSLSSISVVSNALRMRRFEPKSLN
- a CDS encoding RNA-protein complex protein Nop10 gives rise to the protein MKSEIRKCNDCARYTLSMVCPICGKATVNPIPPRYSPEDRMGEYRRKAILEEYGENGKHHNV
- a CDS encoding DUF4011 domain-containing protein → MGLEEQLYEELYQLRERLRDEGRRATGRVPNVCSDEALQEMAQRKPTKIEDFIAIVGVGQRFIEVYGESFLAVTRKYTVTAAKGSNLEGETAKTLRELEKKLINISRGNRLLYQGRISVKNTFDLMKIPDLDILGLLFGTKRILRLCDITNSKEDEKVYRHLNQVIREVNRELRDKGQYDLYVGYPYVQGKMPNDDFDIRAPLALFPVTLEKDARSITLTYDSSRDAMYNNTLILAYIKATGQNKPLPNNILEDFEEESFIENTLNFFHMNGIEIKCENTEPMEFIEYRAGEFPDYLPGDMELVPNIIVGKFPTYSSSIQRDFDAILSGKEINGILTDLVENLDKTDFYSDKPEPLSLDDLKKKGMEASEKDLFYINSLNSAQENILTAIDRDDEIVVQGPPGTGKSQVITGLITSAVVKGKTVLMVSEKKTALDVVYSRLGTLAKYCLLIDDVGNKDLFYKQLETMLASGAPKKGTDLETISDSIDDDVSMLTRIADVMYTPGDFGIAPYKLYGMEKTNLNDERQFSEYKILKSHIDPRLLALQYPTVSELHRMYDNESLMKNFNDYKTLSGSNPWLTQMKMNLSEFNIGEMKADLMDLEMQMKEFNSKGFMGRLFSKGKVNRETTLMASKYFDNYNQHTLTLMMDDPKKIIDGLDDYERFASLSTVYSKLSSDEKLYGDDILSISESTKMKFSDSNDRMFNWILNEHLMKFDAEHKDIMQQIWDFDSIIRDMDRKMEHKRILCKDKVEEILQNNLRYISESKRRGDINRIIESKRKWNLNKFINRYGYELFQGVRVWLLTPEVVSEILPLEMGVFDLLIFDEASQMYVEKGIPSIYRAKKVVVAGDHKQLRPSSLGVGRIEYDSDEEDLDDDVSAALEEESLLDLARARYDSILLNFHYRSKYEELIAFSNYAFYGGRLYVSPNVIDPPKPPIETIKVDGLWENKSNMAEAKKVIELLRGIFTSRKNNETIGIITFNASQRDLINDVLDEECAKDGEFGKLVANEMKRFDNGEDVGLFIKNIESVQGDERDVIVFSIGYAKNSDGRLMQRFGWLNNRGGENRLNVAVSRAKKKIYIVSSFEPRELQVEDNKNDGPRILKKYLQYADAISSGNRDLADSILHSFGDDRWVRTEEFNSGHIADKVYNALLRKGYSVERNVGIGGYQIDLAVKQNDRYILGIECDSRLYEISESTRERDYHRQKYLESRGWKIHRVWTPGFWKNPDKEIAGIIDAIERV
- a CDS encoding heavy-metal-associated domain-containing protein, producing MKTTLKIEGMMCEGCVSKVNEKLNALGKVKKVDVNLKSGKAVVEHDGATDEELISAVVDAGFRASVKHGLFS
- the rpiA gene encoding ribose-5-phosphate isomerase RpiA, with amino-acid sequence MSLDANAMKKLVAREAVDRYVKDGMAVGLGTGSTAKFMIERIGELVAEGWDLTCTATSFQSEELARSLGIKIVELDEIGTLNVTIDGADEVDPNMQLIKGLGGALLREKIVAAATEKEIIIADESKLVEKLGTKAPLPVEVLRFGHKHTKFALEQQGCKAELRIRDGEPIVTDSGNYIYDCKFEAIEKPFFLESRIDVIPGVVENGLFLNTAYDVLISKPDGGIESMSDAMIKKRPDDINIM
- a CDS encoding diphthine--ammonia ligase is translated as MRLASLYSGGKDSTFSLYIMEQMGHDVPYLVNVKPEDKASWIFHTPNLSVVPLMAESMGKELVTAPSTGTEEGDMEGLRKALEGLDVEGVITGAVWSDYQWDRMNLVCNDLGLKVFSPLWRKDQDLLMDAFLQSGIRAIIVGCFAEGLGEEWLGREIDADAVKDLKKLREKYGISIMGEGGEYESMTLDSPMHSHPLEIVDSNKVWKRDNGTLDVTSARLVQ
- a CDS encoding 50S ribosomal protein L44e; translated protein: MKMPRTIKRYCPTCKAHTEQEVERVKKKKASELKWGQRRFRKVTAGYGGFPRPKPEGREKPTKRINLRYRCTQCKKANISPCIRAKKFELVE
- a CDS encoding translation initiation factor IF-2 subunit alpha codes for the protein MSRVRGLPENGELVVCTVKSVKNFGAFVTLDEYDDKEGFIHVRDVATGWVKYIRDFVREGQKIVCKVLGVDSTKGHIDLSLKSVNEHQKREKIQQWKNEKKAEKLLEIVAERMGIDIDKAYKQFGDELLDAYETLYSAFESAVAYPDDFLSEFKGKWTDTFMEVAKENVAAPMVQIDGILEMSSSAPDGMELIKTALMAGLAAADGSSVEITCVGCPRYRILVTAADYKEAEDIMKTVSNTAIESLTSNDGTAVLKRESK
- a CDS encoding 30S ribosomal protein S27e; amino-acid sequence: MTGDFIKIKCPDCENEQIAFKKAATKVTCHVCGATLIVPKGGVGDIKGEVIEVVN
- a CDS encoding proteasome assembly chaperone family protein, translated to MERMESIITYECRPEFKNLIFIEGLPGVGNVGKIAADFISYKLDAKRMATILSSELPPQVFVDSDSYFYSACNELWYVKDVNGHDILFLQGDYQASTPQGQFELCKFIFDKIIGYDPKLIITLGGYGLGEVVKEPRVLAVSNDSKIKSMLEKKGAQFRPNEPQGGIVGAAAMFLLLANEYDIDAACLMGETSGFLLDHKSAKCVVDVLCKVLGIELDTAEMQDDIQQVEQINNEVQALAETNPEDLSYFR